The region GCATGAACAATAACATAATCTTTAAATTCGAGGTAATACTCCAATTTTTTCATCCAATCGATATATTTTTGTGGAATATTTTCCATGCGCTTGGTTCCGAAACTTTTAAGAGTGTCTTTGCCGCCGAATTCCATCCATTCTTTTTTTATTTTATTTGGTTTGAAAGCGGCAAAAAATCCTTTTTTGTTTTGAGCAAGATGAAGGCTTTTCAGGAGAAATTCTTCGTGATTCCCTATTAAAGCAGTTATTCTATAACCTTTATCCTGTAACTCCATAATAATATCAATAACACCTTTGGAATTGGGGCCGCGATCGATATAATCACCTAAAAAAATTAAATGATCTGTTTTGTTTGGACGTATCTGGTCAAGCAAAGCTTGAAGTGTTTGCGAATAACCGTGAATATCGGGAATAACCCAGCGTTTTTGTGTCATTTTAAGCAGTGTATAGAAAAAGCTAAATTAGTAAATTTTCTGGTTTCGATTTTGCTAATTTATATTTTTGCTAGGTTTAAGCGCTCAATAATTTCTT is a window of Bacteroidales bacterium DNA encoding:
- a CDS encoding serine/threonine protein phosphatase, producing the protein MTQKRWVIPDIHGYSQTLQALLDQIRPNKTDHLIFLGDYIDRGPNSKGVIDIIMELQDKGYRITALIGNHEEFLLKSLHLAQNKKGFFAAFKPNKIKKEWMEFGGKDTLKSFGTKRMENIPQKYIDWMKKLEYYLEFKDYVIVHAGLNFRKEDVFSDKQTMLWAKEFKVIPSKIAYRQLIHGHTPVDLEYIHHCINTEKQDFIDLDNGVYMTKKAGFGNLLAFELNSRLLITQYNVEE